In Salinigranum marinum, one DNA window encodes the following:
- a CDS encoding DUF7282 domain-containing protein, whose protein sequence is MVIHHGRHEGNANSGNSHTHGGGDHHIIGHSEYLEPGHYGGLKIPVSPPGTGEKTLTAMLHEDNGDRVFEHPGGDLHYTSPDGSGPVRDVAEVTFR, encoded by the coding sequence GTGGTCATCCATCATGGGCGGCACGAAGGCAACGCGAACAGTGGAAACAGCCACACGCACGGTGGAGGTGACCACCATATCATCGGCCATTCCGAGTACCTCGAACCGGGCCACTACGGTGGTCTCAAGATACCAGTTTCCCCGCCTGGAACTGGTGAGAAAACGTTGACCGCAATGCTTCACGAGGACAACGGTGACCGAGTATTCGAACACCCCGGCGGAGACCTCCACTACACGTCGCCGGACGGGTCCGGTCCAGTCCGAGACGTCGCTGAAGTGACGTTCAGGTGA
- a CDS encoding SRPBCC family protein, with translation MYLTDEAEIVIDASPENVWEYVTDPVHWTASNPEEHYGLEYDTSDNRPREGATFHQREEVAGMYANLHGRFPYIDYPNVAVWTGTAYYPFLRGLVTVRIPEGGTIRLEETEAGTRMSHAVWMDFPNNRWGHTLRWLFTTVLDGETELYEHTNKELVFFKERVESEESPPMS, from the coding sequence ATGTATCTCACCGACGAAGCCGAGATTGTCATCGATGCTTCTCCCGAGAACGTCTGGGAATACGTGACCGACCCCGTCCACTGGACAGCATCGAATCCCGAGGAACACTACGGGCTCGAATACGACACCTCTGATAACCGCCCGCGTGAAGGCGCAACGTTCCATCAGCGCGAAGAGGTCGCCGGGATGTACGCCAACCTGCACGGTCGGTTCCCCTACATCGACTATCCGAACGTGGCAGTATGGACCGGGACGGCCTACTACCCGTTCCTGCGCGGGCTCGTCACCGTTCGAATCCCTGAGGGTGGCACCATCCGACTGGAGGAGACTGAGGCCGGAACTCGGATGTCTCATGCCGTCTGGATGGACTTTCCGAATAACCGTTGGGGACACACGTTGAGATGGCTGTTCACGACCGTACTCGACGGGGAAACCGAGCTCTACGAACACACTAACAAGGAGCTCGTCTTCTTCAAAGAACGGGTAGAGTCCGAAGAATCCCCCCCGATGTCGTAA
- a CDS encoding permease, translating to MQAALLDGILESLRIGFGFLWTAAWAIIMGLVITSLVQVYVSKDRMAQLLGEENPSGLVKATAFGAASSGCSFGAVAIGKGLFKKGAHAVNVLAFMFASTNLIVELGLMIFILLGWEFLVAELLGGVILIAVMALLVHLTLPENLFDQVRQELNERDHDRGITEDPTCGMEGKDEYSLTTDGGETLKFCSQGCMETYQQEIASSGGWRDELLSWGGWYKLGNQYRKEWSMIWKDVVAGFLVSGFVIVFVPQWMWNALFLQGDGVLVSAENAVVGVSIAVISFVGSMGNVPFAVALWGGGISFAGVIAFVYADLITIPVLNVYRKYYGWEVMLYILGIFFVTMAFTGFLMEELFTILGIVPDLAGGQTAREQTYFELNYTFYLNLVAFVLSGFLLYVYRRGLGAPGQYRDPVCGMRTDDSGPSITHDGETYYFCSNQCKRSFEEHPTEFAGSQEQTSDVRSSQGHEHH from the coding sequence ATGCAAGCCGCCCTCCTCGACGGGATTCTCGAATCCCTGCGGATCGGTTTCGGGTTCCTCTGGACGGCAGCCTGGGCGATCATCATGGGGCTGGTGATCACGAGCCTCGTCCAAGTCTACGTCTCGAAAGACCGGATGGCCCAACTCCTCGGGGAGGAGAACCCTAGTGGACTCGTGAAGGCGACGGCGTTCGGTGCCGCGAGTAGCGGCTGTAGCTTCGGCGCCGTCGCGATCGGGAAAGGACTGTTCAAGAAAGGCGCACACGCGGTGAACGTCCTCGCGTTCATGTTCGCCTCGACGAACCTCATCGTCGAACTCGGACTGATGATCTTCATCCTCCTCGGCTGGGAGTTTCTGGTTGCCGAACTCCTCGGCGGCGTCATCCTCATCGCCGTGATGGCTCTCTTGGTGCATCTGACCCTCCCCGAGAACCTCTTCGATCAGGTACGGCAGGAACTGAACGAACGCGACCACGACCGGGGAATCACCGAGGACCCGACCTGCGGGATGGAAGGCAAAGACGAGTATTCACTCACGACTGACGGGGGTGAGACACTGAAGTTCTGCTCGCAGGGCTGTATGGAAACCTATCAGCAAGAAATCGCCAGTAGTGGTGGGTGGCGTGACGAACTCCTCTCGTGGGGTGGCTGGTACAAGCTCGGCAACCAGTACCGGAAGGAATGGTCGATGATCTGGAAGGACGTCGTCGCGGGCTTTCTCGTCTCGGGATTCGTCATCGTGTTCGTCCCCCAGTGGATGTGGAACGCGCTGTTCCTCCAGGGGGATGGAGTGCTCGTGAGTGCCGAGAACGCCGTGGTAGGTGTGTCGATTGCGGTCATCAGCTTCGTCGGAAGTATGGGCAACGTTCCCTTCGCTGTCGCGCTCTGGGGAGGCGGTATCAGCTTCGCGGGCGTCATCGCGTTCGTCTACGCCGACCTCATCACCATCCCCGTTCTCAACGTCTACCGGAAGTACTACGGCTGGGAGGTGATGCTGTACATCCTCGGTATCTTTTTTGTGACGATGGCGTTCACCGGCTTCCTCATGGAGGAACTGTTCACCATCCTCGGAATCGTTCCGGACCTCGCTGGTGGACAGACTGCGCGTGAACAGACGTACTTCGAACTCAACTACACGTTCTACCTCAACCTCGTCGCGTTCGTACTCTCCGGATTCCTCCTCTACGTCTACCGTCGTGGGCTCGGGGCGCCTGGACAGTACCGCGACCCGGTCTGCGGGATGCGGACCGACGACAGCGGTCCGAGCATCACTCACGACGGCGAGACGTACTACTTCTGTTCGAACCAGTGCAAGCGGTCGTTCGAGGAACATCCGACCGAGTTTGCAGGGAGTCAGGAACAGACATCTGACGTGCGGTCGTCACAGGGTCATGAGCATCACTGA
- a CDS encoding helix-turn-helix transcriptional regulator has translation MNRRRADLIVGLLVVVVLVVGGALTVQAYQQQRVLGGMGTMMGGSMATVHGTNPLWYALGTLLVAAIVGVLYLTVRDSLGVSGGSDQFPREPIGSDGRTLDSQAADESSKRTQNPEEQPRERVLDLLPEDERRILEPVLTSPGITQIELRDRSDFSKSKVSQTVSELEKRGLLYREQQGRTYRIYPSESLSQDE, from the coding sequence ATGAACCGGCGTCGGGCCGATCTGATCGTGGGCCTTCTCGTCGTTGTAGTCCTCGTCGTCGGTGGCGCACTCACGGTGCAAGCCTACCAACAGCAGCGTGTCCTGGGCGGTATGGGGACGATGATGGGAGGCTCGATGGCGACCGTCCACGGAACCAATCCACTCTGGTACGCCCTTGGAACCCTGCTCGTCGCCGCTATCGTCGGCGTCCTGTACCTTACCGTCCGTGACAGCCTCGGCGTCTCGGGTGGGAGTGACCAGTTCCCGAGGGAGCCGATCGGTTCTGACGGACGAACACTCGACAGTCAGGCCGCAGACGAGTCGTCGAAGCGGACACAGAACCCGGAGGAGCAGCCTCGCGAACGCGTCCTCGATCTCCTGCCGGAAGACGAACGACGAATCCTCGAGCCGGTTCTCACCTCCCCCGGAATCACGCAGATCGAACTACGGGACCGCTCGGACTTCTCGAAGAGCAAGGTGAGCCAGACTGTGAGTGAACTCGAAAAACGCGGGCTCCTGTACCGAGAACAACAGGGACGAACATATCGGATCTACCCGAGCGAGAGCCTGTCACAAGACGAGTGA
- a CDS encoding DUF4396 domain-containing protein codes for MPLQNLLTQIEHTLAPVRHVMKPILSDPFVMGVWALLVVASVGTLWWDLRERNQALPSLMKAVWTLVVLYSGPFGLAVYWYSGRTQISNDSLWRRGFRSTAHCYSGCGAGEVLGFVLLAGLLALQSTLLVTAGTFALAYTFGYALTVGPLMQEGVGFGEAMLDALYSETPSITVMEIAAIGTDLLIASQAHIGDLLFWGALVFSLSVGFVFAFPVNATLVHFGVKEGMKNPAEMGQTQRSGQARAAD; via the coding sequence ATGCCACTCCAGAACCTGCTCACACAGATCGAACACACACTCGCACCGGTTCGCCACGTGATGAAGCCGATTCTGTCGGATCCCTTCGTGATGGGCGTCTGGGCGCTGCTAGTCGTCGCGTCCGTCGGCACCCTCTGGTGGGATCTCCGCGAGCGAAACCAGGCGTTGCCGTCGCTGATGAAAGCGGTCTGGACACTGGTCGTCCTCTACTCCGGGCCGTTCGGACTCGCCGTCTACTGGTACTCCGGACGCACCCAGATCAGCAACGACTCGCTGTGGCGGCGGGGCTTCCGCTCGACCGCCCACTGCTACTCCGGCTGTGGAGCCGGTGAAGTCCTCGGATTCGTACTCCTCGCCGGGCTGCTCGCCTTGCAGAGTACGCTCCTCGTCACGGCGGGGACGTTCGCGCTCGCATACACGTTCGGCTACGCGCTCACCGTCGGCCCCCTCATGCAGGAGGGCGTCGGATTCGGCGAGGCGATGCTCGACGCCCTCTACAGCGAGACGCCGAGCATCACTGTCATGGAGATCGCCGCCATCGGGACGGACCTGCTGATCGCCAGTCAAGCCCATATCGGTGACCTGCTGTTCTGGGGCGCACTCGTGTTCTCACTATCGGTCGGTTTCGTCTTCGCGTTCCCCGTCAACGCCACGCTGGTCCACTTCGGCGTCAAGGAGGGCATGAAGAATCCCGCCGAGATGGGTCAAACCCAGCGCAGTGGACAGGCACGGGCCGCCGACTAA
- a CDS encoding SHOCT domain-containing protein, translating to MNQITDAVGRIVRRMTILAIPLLAGASGTAAAHSGGSYGGGMMGGGWGLFGGTMGLWGLLWMGLLIAIPVYLAYALLTRNSDSREGRPLSVLRERYARGELSEEEFEQRRTKLEQTG from the coding sequence ATGAACCAGATCACCGATGCTGTCGGACGGATCGTGCGTCGAATGACGATACTCGCCATCCCCCTGCTCGCGGGCGCGAGCGGTACCGCTGCTGCTCACAGTGGAGGGAGCTACGGTGGCGGGATGATGGGTGGCGGCTGGGGGCTCTTCGGTGGGACGATGGGCCTCTGGGGCCTCCTCTGGATGGGCCTCCTGATCGCCATCCCCGTCTACCTCGCCTACGCGCTCCTCACGCGCAACTCGGACAGCCGAGAGGGTCGGCCACTGTCGGTCCTTCGTGAGCGCTACGCTCGTGGAGAACTCTCCGAAGAGGAGTTCGAGCAGCGACGAACCAAGCTCGAACAAACAGGATGA
- a CDS encoding DUF302 domain-containing protein, giving the protein MGHIIQTTVNGAFGETVEAAVAALEDEGFGVLCDIDVQATLKEKLGKECRQYRILGACNPALAHEGLAEEIELGALLPCNVIVYETDDGGVVVSAVDPQQLVGIAENAVLDSIATEVHERYERVLSTITDELGARSEV; this is encoded by the coding sequence ATAGGACATATAATACAAACTACTGTGAATGGAGCGTTCGGCGAAACCGTCGAGGCTGCGGTCGCCGCACTCGAAGACGAGGGTTTCGGAGTCCTCTGCGACATCGATGTGCAGGCGACGCTCAAGGAGAAGCTCGGCAAGGAGTGCCGGCAGTACCGAATCCTCGGTGCATGCAATCCGGCACTGGCACACGAGGGGCTGGCCGAGGAGATCGAACTCGGGGCGCTCCTCCCGTGTAACGTCATCGTTTACGAGACCGACGACGGCGGCGTCGTCGTGAGTGCGGTCGACCCGCAGCAGTTGGTCGGGATTGCCGAGAACGCTGTTCTCGACTCGATCGCGACCGAGGTTCACGAGCGGTACGAGCGCGTCTTGTCGACCATCACCGACGAACTCGGAGCCAGGTCGGAGGTCTGA
- a CDS encoding SHOCT domain-containing protein → MSSSNQFDTTIIILLILGAIIIFPLLTMGMGFGGMMGYGGMMDGYESVGGWWPLVGMVMQLVFLLVLLGGGDLVYRRVTGAQDARNPAMEELRMAYARGNLTDEEFERRQEKLERSK, encoded by the coding sequence ATGTCTTCGTCGAACCAATTCGACACCACAATTATCATTCTCCTGATCCTCGGGGCGATCATCATCTTCCCGTTGCTCACGATGGGGATGGGATTCGGCGGAATGATGGGATACGGCGGCATGATGGACGGGTACGAGAGTGTCGGTGGTTGGTGGCCACTCGTCGGAATGGTCATGCAGCTCGTCTTCCTTCTCGTCCTCCTTGGTGGGGGAGATCTCGTCTATCGGCGCGTGACCGGCGCTCAAGACGCTCGAAACCCGGCGATGGAGGAATTGCGCATGGCGTACGCTCGTGGCAACCTCACCGATGAAGAGTTCGAGAGACGTCAAGAGAAGCTGGAACGATCGAAATGA
- a CDS encoding transposase has translation MSSATLQDDPSVDSFFNAVETETLALFEHLSFEFLEEFDVFAPAKTGRTRDHEPPELMRGFLHCYYKDIYGIRPVERELRNTVVWLSCGFDRPPSRDAVDRFLTDLEHVVDKVFDHLVEQAARRGLLDLTYCIDSTDVRAMPADPDASKCYDPTDDEYYYGYGCTIVSTGQKIPIGAEFTESKQAPEETAMRVTRDALAVATPIWMVGDSAYDTLDWHDHLLTAGVVPVAPYNARNADDPKDIEYRVEDRITEHGEDVQLKQSTLDETYNRRSGVERTNESVKDCGLGRTHARGRVHARAQVFLALCLRLVVAITNYERGDNPGSTVITV, from the coding sequence ATGAGTTCAGCGACCCTGCAAGATGATCCTTCGGTAGACTCGTTCTTCAATGCCGTGGAGACAGAGACGCTAGCGCTGTTCGAGCACCTCTCTTTCGAGTTTCTCGAAGAGTTCGACGTGTTCGCCCCGGCGAAGACGGGGCGAACACGAGACCACGAACCACCAGAACTGATGCGTGGCTTTCTCCACTGCTACTACAAGGACATCTACGGCATTCGTCCCGTTGAACGAGAGCTTCGGAACACGGTCGTCTGGCTGAGCTGTGGATTCGATCGACCGCCGTCGAGAGACGCGGTCGATCGCTTTCTCACCGATCTTGAACACGTCGTTGACAAGGTGTTCGACCACCTCGTCGAGCAGGCCGCCCGGCGCGGCCTGCTCGACTTGACCTACTGTATCGATTCAACAGACGTGAGGGCGATGCCCGCCGATCCAGACGCCTCAAAGTGCTACGATCCAACCGACGACGAGTACTACTACGGCTACGGCTGTACGATCGTCTCGACCGGGCAAAAGATCCCGATCGGAGCGGAGTTCACCGAGAGTAAGCAAGCGCCAGAAGAGACGGCGATGCGCGTCACGCGTGACGCGCTCGCCGTCGCCACACCGATCTGGATGGTCGGTGACAGCGCCTACGACACGCTCGACTGGCACGACCACCTGCTGACCGCAGGGGTCGTGCCAGTCGCTCCATACAACGCCCGGAACGCTGATGACCCGAAAGACATTGAGTACAGGGTCGAAGACCGCATCACCGAACACGGCGAGGACGTTCAGTTGAAGCAGTCCACGTTGGATGAGACGTACAACCGCCGTAGTGGAGTCGAACGAACCAACGAATCAGTGAAGGACTGCGGCCTCGGGCGAACGCACGCCCGAGGCCGCGTCCACGCACGGGCGCAGGTATTTCTCGCCCTGTGCCTTCGCCTCGTCGTCGCAATCACCAACTACGAACGTGGAGACAATCCGGGAAGTACCGTGATCACGGTGTGA
- the arsM gene encoding arsenite methyltransferase — MREPSPSDSVTERLAPDEQRRAVRQRYARIASESSSCCSGSDTTAEEDLTQQLGYSEDEEAAVADGANLGLGCGNPNGIASLQPGETVLDLGSGAGFDCFLAAHEVEETGHVIGVDMTPEMVEKARDNVTKNDANNVEFRLGEIEHLPVADGTVDVIISNCVVNLSPDKQQVFHEGYRALRAGGRLAISDVVLTAELPDDVHADPESVASCIAGASPIPDVKRMLSNAGFEAIRIESDEGSEEFIREWDAERDVSEYVVSATIEAVKPT; from the coding sequence ATGCGTGAACCGTCTCCATCGGACTCGGTGACTGAGAGGCTAGCTCCTGACGAACAGCGGCGAGCAGTCCGACAACGATACGCGCGGATTGCGAGCGAATCGTCGAGTTGCTGTAGCGGATCAGATACCACTGCAGAGGAGGACCTGACGCAGCAACTCGGGTACTCCGAAGACGAGGAAGCCGCCGTTGCCGACGGCGCGAACTTGGGCCTCGGTTGTGGAAATCCGAACGGGATCGCCTCCCTGCAACCCGGCGAGACCGTCCTCGACCTCGGCTCCGGCGCGGGCTTCGACTGTTTTCTCGCTGCTCACGAAGTCGAAGAGACCGGACACGTCATCGGCGTCGATATGACGCCGGAGATGGTCGAGAAAGCCCGCGACAACGTCACGAAGAACGATGCGAACAACGTGGAGTTCCGACTCGGCGAGATTGAACACCTTCCAGTTGCTGACGGGACGGTCGACGTCATCATCTCGAACTGCGTGGTCAACCTCTCCCCGGACAAACAGCAGGTGTTCCACGAGGGCTATCGCGCGCTTCGTGCTGGTGGGCGACTCGCCATCTCGGACGTTGTCCTGACCGCCGAGTTGCCGGACGATGTCCACGCTGACCCCGAATCGGTTGCCTCCTGTATTGCGGGTGCGTCACCGATACCGGACGTGAAACGAATGCTCTCGAACGCCGGGTTCGAAGCGATTCGAATCGAATCGGACGAGGGGAGTGAGGAGTTCATCCGCGAGTGGGACGCGGAACGAGACGTGAGTGAATACGTGGTCTCAGCGACCATCGAAGCCGTCAAGCCGACCTGA
- a CDS encoding metalloregulator ArsR/SmtB family transcription factor: protein MSQQSSPSTQNENVQSDRECCTTTHHSLTESELASDVQVLAALGNDTRYEALRLIADADGGVCVCELEPALGVSQSAISQALSRLYTAGLVSRRKDGRWRYYAATPRATTLLNTLDETRGEPDA from the coding sequence ATGAGTCAGCAATCGTCCCCATCGACCCAGAACGAGAACGTTCAGTCCGACAGAGAGTGTTGTACTACTACACACCACTCACTGACGGAGTCGGAACTCGCCTCGGACGTACAGGTTCTCGCGGCCCTCGGAAACGACACGCGCTACGAGGCACTCAGACTCATCGCCGACGCGGACGGTGGCGTCTGCGTCTGTGAACTCGAACCTGCACTCGGCGTCAGTCAGAGCGCCATCAGTCAGGCGCTCTCACGGCTCTACACCGCCGGCCTCGTGTCTCGACGCAAAGACGGACGGTGGCGATACTACGCTGCGACTCCGCGAGCGACGACCCTCCTGAACACGCTCGATGAGACACGAGGTGAGCCGGATGCGTGA